Proteins co-encoded in one Lysobacter solisilvae genomic window:
- the ychF gene encoding redox-regulated ATPase YchF, with the protein MGIKCGIVGLPNVGKSTLFNALTKAGIAAANFPFCTIEPNVGVVPVPDPRLNALSEIVKPQKVIPTAVEFVDIAGLVAGAASGEGLGNKFLAHIREVDAITHVVRCFENPDVIHVNNKVDPIADIETIDTELALADLESVDKALQRAERTAKTGDKDAKIRVEVLGRIRAALDAGKPARALALSDDDRAQVRDLFLLTLKPVMYVANVLEDGFENNPHLDAVRARAVGEGAEVVPVSAAIEEELSQLDDEDRDTFLKDLGLDEPGLNRVIRAAYKLLGLQTYFTAGVKEVRAWTVKAGSTAPQAAAVIHTDFEKGFIRAETIAYDDFLRYKGESGARDAGRLRLEGKEYRVQEGDVLHFRFNV; encoded by the coding sequence ATGGGCATCAAATGCGGCATCGTCGGCCTGCCCAACGTCGGCAAGTCGACCCTGTTCAACGCGCTGACCAAGGCAGGCATCGCCGCGGCCAACTTCCCCTTCTGCACGATCGAGCCGAACGTCGGCGTCGTGCCCGTGCCCGATCCGCGCCTGAACGCGCTCAGCGAGATCGTCAAGCCGCAGAAGGTGATCCCCACCGCGGTCGAGTTCGTCGACATCGCCGGCCTGGTGGCCGGTGCGGCCAGCGGCGAAGGCCTGGGCAACAAGTTCCTCGCGCACATCCGCGAAGTGGACGCGATCACGCACGTCGTGCGGTGCTTCGAAAACCCGGACGTCATCCACGTCAACAACAAGGTGGACCCGATCGCCGACATCGAGACGATCGACACCGAGCTGGCGCTGGCGGACCTGGAGTCCGTCGACAAGGCCCTGCAGCGGGCCGAACGCACGGCCAAGACGGGCGACAAGGACGCCAAGATCCGCGTCGAGGTCCTCGGCCGCATCCGCGCCGCCCTGGACGCCGGCAAGCCCGCGCGCGCGCTGGCGCTGTCGGACGACGACCGGGCCCAGGTCCGCGACCTGTTCCTGCTGACGCTCAAGCCGGTGATGTACGTCGCCAACGTCCTGGAGGACGGCTTCGAGAACAACCCGCACCTGGACGCCGTGCGCGCCCGCGCAGTGGGCGAGGGCGCCGAAGTGGTGCCGGTGTCGGCGGCGATCGAGGAAGAACTCAGCCAGCTCGACGATGAGGACCGCGATACCTTCCTCAAGGACCTTGGGCTGGACGAGCCCGGCCTCAACCGCGTGATCCGTGCCGCCTACAAGCTGCTGGGCCTGCAGACCTACTTCACCGCCGGCGTGAAGGAAGTCCGCGCCTGGACAGTGAAGGCCGGCTCGACCGCCCCGCAGGCCGCGGCGGTGATCCACACCGATTTCGAGAAGGGGTTCATCCGCGCCGAGACGATCGCGTACGACGACTTCCTTCGCTACAAGGGCGAGTCCGGTGCCCGCGACGCCGGCCGGCTGCGCCTGGAGGGCAAGGAGTACCGGGTGCAGGAGGGCGACGTCCTACATTTCCGCTTCAACGTCTGA